The Streptomyces showdoensis region ATCGGCTTCGACGGCGTCGAGCTCCACGGCGCCCACGGCTACCTCATCGACCAGTTCCTGTGGGCGGTGGACGAACCGGCGCACCGACGCGTACGGCGGCGACCCCGTGGCCCGTACGAAGTTCGCGGCCGAGATCGTGGCCGCGGTCCGCGCGTCCGTCTCGCCCGACTTCCCGGTGCTCTTCCGCTACTCGCAGTGGAAGCAGGACGCCTACGACGCCCGGCTCGCCGAGACCCCGGAGGAGCTGGAGGCGATCCTGACCCCGCTGGCCGCCGCCGGTGTCGACGCGTTCCACGCCTCCACCCGCCGCCACTGGATCCCCGAGTTCGACGGCTCGGACCTCACCTGGCGGGCTGGACCCAGAAGCTCACCGGCCTTCCCGCCATCACCGTCGGCTCGGTCGGCCTCGACGGCGACTTCATCCACGCCTTCGCGGGCGCGGGCGCGCCGGTCCAGGGCATCGACGAGCTCCTGGACCGTCTGGAGCGCGACGAGTTCGACATGGTCGCGGTCGGCCGGGCGCTGCTCCAGGACCCCGAGTGGGCGGCCAAGGTCCTCGCGGGCCGGACCGACGAGCTGAAGCCGTACGACGCGGCCGCGGTCAAGACCCTGAGCTGAGGGCCCGCGCCGCGGCGCGATCGACCGCGACGACGGCCGGGAACCGCAGGGTTCCCGGCCCGTCGTCGCGCTGTGTCCACGCGTCGCCGGCCCGGTCCGGCGCGCGCGTCCGGCTCTCCGCCCGGCCGGGGCCCGCTACGCGCTCACCCCGCCGCCGGACCGGCGTCCGTGGCGCGTCACTTCGCCAGGAAGGCGAGGAGGGCCGTGTTGACCTCCTCCGCGTGGGTCCACAGCAGGCCGTGCGGGGCGCCCTCGATCTCGACGTAGTCGGCGGACGGCAGCGCCTTGTGGAAGGGGCGCGCGGTGCCCTCGGCCGGGAGGATGCGGTCGGCCGTGCCGTGCAGGATCAGGGCGGGCACGTCCACGGCCGGGATGTCGGCGCGGAAGTCGGTGTGTACCAGGTCGCCGGTGCGGCGGACGCGGCGAAGGCGCCGCCCCGGGCCGCGGTGTTCCAGCTGTTGCGGACGGCCTCCTCGCTGATGCGGGTGCCCAGGTTCTCGTCCAGGTTGTAGAAGTCCTGGAAGAAGGCCGTGTAGTAGGCGTAGCGGTCGGCCTTGACCGCGTCGACGACTCCGTCGAAGAACTCCTTGGGGGCCACGCCGTCCGGGTTGTCGTCGCTCTTCAGCAGGCACGGCTCGAGCGAGGCCAGGAACGCGACCTTCGCCACGCGCGCCGAACCGTACGTGGACACGTAACGGGCGACCTCGCCGGTGCCCATGGAGAAGCCGACCAGGACGGCGTCGCGCAGGTCGAGGGTCTCCATCACGGTGTTCAGGTCCGCCGCGAAGGTGTCGTAGTCGTAGCCGGCGGTCGGCTGCGAGGAACGGCCGAAGCCGCGGCGGTCGTACGTGATCACCCGGTGCCCGGCGTCGAGCAGCGCGGCGGACTGCCGCTCCCACGAGTGCCCGTCGAGCGGGAAGCCGTGGATGAGGACGACCGGCTGCCCGGTGCCGTGGTCCTCGTAGTAGAGCTCGACGGCGGTGGTGTTCTCCTGGCCCACGGTGATGTACGGCATGGGGTGTCTCCTTGCTGTGAATCGGCTGGTCGGCGCCGCCTTCCGGCACCGGACGCCGTCACGCTACGAGCCGGGGAGCGGAGTCTTTTGCCCCTGCACGCACGGCATCTTGACCGTGCGTGCAGGGCTGCCACGGCTGCCCGCGGGACCGGCCGTTCCGCCGGTCCCGGCGGCTCTCCCGGTTCCGGCGGTTCGGCGGGTCCTGCCGGTTCTGCCGGTTCTGCCTGTGGTTCTGCCTGGAGGGGGAAAAGGCCCGCTGCTTGGCTGGTCGGTGTGGGCGGGAGCCCGGGCCCCGGCGTGCGGCCCGGTCGCGCTCCTGAGTCGATTCCCCTGACTGGAGAGCAACTTGAGCTTGGTGTTGACGACCGCCTCCGTGCCGGACCGGGAGAAGGTCGCGTACTGGAACGACGCGGTCAGCAGGGCGCTGGTGCCGCTGACGGTCACTCCCCGGGGCGAGGGACCGTTCGACGGCCGGATCGCCTCCGGCCGGCTCGGCTACCTCCAGGTGTGCACCATGGAGGCGGACGCGGAGCGGGTCAGCCGTACGCCGGCGCTGATCGCCGGGTCGTCCGAGGCCCTGGTGTCGGTCGCGGTCCAGATCTCCGGCACGGCCACCGTCGTCCAGGACGGCAGGCGGGCCGAGGTGGCGGAGGGCGAGCTGGTGGTGTGCGACACGACCCGGCCGTACTCCGTCGACTATCCGCAGCGGTTCGCGACCCACGTCTTCCAGCTCCCGCGCCGCACGCTGGGCGTGCCGGACGACGACGTCCGACGGGTCACCGGCAGCGCCATCGGCACGGCGGACGGGGTCGGCGCGATGCTGCTGCCGTTCCTGGCCACGCTGGCCTCGTCCGGCGCCGACCGCTACCCGCAGGTGGTCGCGAACCGCCTGGCCGGGAACGTCGTCGACCTCCTCTCCACGCTGATCGCGGAGCGCGCCCACCACGGGGGCACGGAGTCGGACGGGCGCAGCCACCTGATGCTGCGCGTCCTCGACCACATCAACCGGAACCTGGGCGACCCGGACCTGTCGCCGGAGCGCATCGCCCGGGAGCACCGGATCTCGGTCCGCTACCTGCACCGGCTGTTCGAGGGTGAGGGAACGACGGTCGGGCAGTTCGTCCGGCGGCGGCGTCTGGAGGAGTGCCGGCGCGAACTGGCCCGCCGCGGCAGGACGACGCCCACCGTGTCCGCCGTCGCCCAGAGGTGGGGCTTCGTCAACCCCGCCCACTTCAGCCGGTCCTTCCGCGCCGAATACGGCGTGTCCCCCGCGCGAATGGCGCTCCCTGCGCACGGACCGGGACGCCGGGGCCGCGCGAGACGGCGAGCACCAGGGGGCTGACCTCCCGCGTTCCAGCGGGTAAGGTCCCCGCTCGGAGCCGCGCCGGCCGACCCGTGCCCGCGGCGACGCGGCCCTGCTCGGTGCAGCCCTCCTCGGGCCACGGGCGGTGCGCCGCGTTCCGGCGCGTTCCGGTGATCCGGCGTCGTTCCGGCGCGTGCCCGCGTCCGGCCGGGAACCTGCGTTCCGGACGTCCCTTTCGCTTCAGGCCCCGACGGCAGGAGACCGTGCGTGACCGACTTCGATCCCCCGTCCTCCCGGCCCCCGGTCCTGGACCGCACGACGCGCGCCTTCGTGGACCGGCATGCCTGCCCTCGGCCGGCGCCCGCCCAGAACCCGGAGGATGCCCTGCGCAGCCTCGCACTCCTCCAGGGGGACGCCGACCCCGGCGCTCTCGACGAGGAGGCCACCGAAGCGGAGTGGTACGCCCTGCCGGGTGGCCCGACGGGTCACGTGCGGGTTCAGGTGGTCCGACCGGCCGACACCTCCGGTGCGCTCCCCCGTCGTCCTGTTCCTGCACGGGCTCGGCTGGACCCTGGGCGACGCCGACACCCACCGGCGCCTGGCGCGGGCCCTCGCCCTCGGCGCGGACGCGGCCGTGGTGTTCGTCGACCACGCGCG contains the following coding sequences:
- a CDS encoding helix-turn-helix domain-containing protein, which encodes MLTTASVPDREKVAYWNDAVSRALVPLTVTPRGEGPFDGRIASGRLGYLQVCTMEADAERVSRTPALIAGSSEALVSVAVQISGTATVVQDGRRAEVAEGELVVCDTTRPYSVDYPQRFATHVFQLPRRTLGVPDDDVRRVTGSAIGTADGVGAMLLPFLATLASSGADRYPQVVANRLAGNVVDLLSTLIAERAHHGGTESDGRSHLMLRVLDHINRNLGDPDLSPERIAREHRISVRYLHRLFEGEGTTVGQFVRRRRLEECRRELARRGRTTPTVSAVAQRWGFVNPAHFSRSFRAEYGVSPARMALPAHGPGRRGRARRRAPGG